A segment of the Brevundimonas sp. M20 genome:
TCCCACCACGCTATATAGCGCTGCTGGCTCTTCCCATTCCCGGGCTGGTCTATGGAGCCGCAAATATCCGGAAGCGTCAGCCCGAGTGCGATAGCCGCGTAGTTGTTTCCATCGTTCTCGGCCTCAAGCATAGCCGACACAAACGCCGTTAAACGCTCGCCTGACATGACTTCAACCCGCCGACTTGGCGGCGTCAAATGCCTGACGCGCGCTCTCGATACGATCAAGGTTCTTTTCGGCCCACAGCCAGACCCCGCAGAAGGCCTCCGACAGGGTGAAGCCCAGATCAGTCAGCCGGTATTCCACGCGCGGCGGGATCACAGGGTGAACCGTCCGGATCAGCAGGCCGTCGCGTTCCATCTGACGCAGGGTCTGGGTCAACATCTTCTGGCTGATGCCGCCGCTCAGCTCGCCGATGCGCGTGAAGCGCAGCTCGCCATGCTCGGTCAGCACCTCCAGCACGATCATCGTCCACTTGTCCGCGACCCGGCCGATCACGTCGTTGACCAGCGCCTCCACCCGCGGATCGAGCGGCGGATGGTCGGGACGACTGTGGGCCGGAGCACCTTGGGCGGGCATGACTTTCCTTTCGGTAAGTATAGCACGTTCAGGTGCCTACTTTCTGATGGAGAGTATCAGGTATAGATCATCGCCCATCGGACTTCCAGACCAAGGAGCACTCCCATGGACACCCGCAACGACACCATCCTGATCACCGGCGGCGGCTCGGGCATCGGCAAGGCCCTGGCCGAGGCCCTGCATGCTCGGGGCGCCAGGGTCATCATCGCCGGTCGCCGTCGTGACGCGCTCGAGGCCGTCGCCGCCGCCAATCCCGGCATGGCGGTCGAGACGCTGGACGTCGCGGACGCCGCCGACGTGACCGCCTTCGCCCACCGGGTCATCGCCGCCCACCCCGACCTCAACGTCGTGATCAACAACGCCGGGATCATGCAGGCCGAGGATCTGACCGCCGACGCCATCGACCTCGACGTCGTCGAACAGACCATCGCCATCAACCTGCTGGGGCCGATCCGGCTGACCGCCGCCCTGCTCCCCCACCTGAAGTCGAAGCCGAGGGCGACGGTCGTGACCGTGTCGTCGGGTCTGGCTTTCGTGCCGCTCACGGCCACCCCCACCTATTCGGCGACCAAGGCGGCCATACATTCGTGGAGCCAGTCTCTGCGGACCCAACTGAAGGGCACCTCCGTCGAGGTGCTGGAATGGGCGCCGCCCGCCGTGGCCACCGACCTGATGCCCGGCCACGCCGCCAACCCGAATTCCATGCCGCTGGCCGATTTCACCGCCGAAAGCCTGTCGCTGTTCGAGGCCGGCGGGGTGGACGAGATTCTGGTCGAGCGGGTGAAGTTCCTGCGCGGCGCCGAGGCCCGGGGCGACTACGCCAGGGTCTATTCCATCCTCAACGACGGCACGCACTGATCGCCTGAAACGCCGGATCGCAGCCGCGACGGTTGCGGTTCGGCGCGGCGGCGCACATCTTCGTCGGCCCTGCCCTCCCCAAGGCTGATCCCATGCTCCGTCGCCTCTTCGCCATCCCGCTCTGGCAGCGCACCGCCGCGGGCTTCGCGCTCGGCATTCTCGCGGGTCTGCTGTTGCGGGAGCATGCGGAGACCTGGCTGGGACCGATCGGCGACGTCTATCTGAACCTGATCCGCATGGTGGTGGCGCCGCTGGTGCTGTTCACCATCGCCAGTTCCATCGCCAAGCTGGGCGAGGGCGTGGGCGCGGCCCGTCTGGCGATGCGGACCGTGGTGTGGTTCGCCATCACCTCCCTGCTGGCCGTGCTGGTCGGCTTCGCGGTCGCCCACATCATCAACCCCGGCCTGGGCCTGAGCGACCTGCCGCTGGGCACGGTGCGCGAGCGGGAAATCCCGACGCCGCTGGAGGTGCTCATCGGCATCGTCCCCACCAACCCCTTCGCCGCCCTGAGCGAAGGCAAGGTGCTGCAGATCATCTTCTTCTCGGCGCTGGTCGGCGCGGCGCTGGTGGCGCTGGGCGACCGGGCGCAGGGCGTGCGGCGGCTGGTCGATGAAGGCGCCGCCGTCGTCTTCCGCATCACCCGCTGGGTGATCCAGCTGACCCCCATCGGCGTGTTCGGCCTTATCGCATCGGTCGTCGGCGGCTACGGCTGGGAGGCGCTGCTGCCGCTCGGCAAGTTCATCATCGCCATCTATGTGGCCTGCGCCTTCCACATTCTGGTGGTCTATTCCGGCCTGCTGAAGCTGCACGGGTTGAAGGTGCGCAGCTTCTTCCGCGGCGCCTTCGCGGCCATGCAGACGGCCTTCGCCACCTCCTCCTCGCTGGGCACGCTGCCGGTCACCCTGCGCCAAACCGTCGAGCGCCTCGGCGTGCCGCAGGCCTATGCGGCCTTCGCGGTTCCGCTGGGCGCCAGTGTGAAGATGGACGGCTGCGGCGCCATCTATCCGGCCATCGCGGCCATCTTCATCGCCCAGTATTTCAGGATCGACCTCAGCCTGACCCAGTATGTGCTGATCGGCCTGACCGCTGTTCTGGGCTCGCTGGGCACGGCGGGCGTGCCCGGCACCTCCATCGTCATGCTGACGCTGACCCTGGCCACCGCCGGCCTGCCGCTGGATGGAATCGGCTACATCGTCGCCATCGACCGGATCATCGACATGATGCGCACCATGACCAACGTCACCGGCCAGATGCTGGTCCCCGTGCTGGTCGCGAAGGAGGAGAACATCCTCAACGAGGATGTCTATGACGGCCGCGTGGCCTGGCTGCCGGGCGATCCCGACGCGGAATCTCCCGAGACGGTGAAGGCTTCCGGAATCTGACGCTTGCACCATCGGGGAGGTCGGGCTATGTCCCCCGCCTCCCCGGACGGCGCACGGCCTTCGGGGCCCGAAAGATGGATGTGTAGCTCAGCGGGAGAGCACCTCGTTCACACCGAGGGGGTCACAGGTTCAATCCCTGTCACATCCACCATTTCTCCTCACATCATGAACCGACACGACCGGCGGGCGCAGGATCACCGCGCGCGCGGCCCCGCCCGGACGGTCCCCGTCCATCGACGCCGTTCAGAATTCGGCAGAACCCTGCTAGCGGGGCCGCGCTTCCGCCTTTATTGCAGCGCACAAGCCCCGCCCTTCGCCCGCCGGAAAGGCTGGCGTGCGCCGCGTTGGCGCCCTACGGACCCTGCCCATGCCCTTCCCAGCCAGCCATCCCGCGCTTGACCGCGCGCTTTCCGAACGCGGCTATGCCGAGCCCACCGCCGTCCAGGCCGCGGTTCTGGAAGCCGAACAGGGCCGTGACCTGCTGGTTTCGGCCCAGACCGGTTCCGGCAAGACCGTCGCCTTCGGCCTCGCCCTCGCCTCGACCCTGCTGGGCGACGCCGAGCGATTCGCCGACAACGGCGCCCCCGCCGCGCTGATCATCGCCCCGACCCGCGAATTGGCCCTGCAGGTGTCGAAAGAGCTGGAATGGCTCTACGCCAACACCGGCGCCCGCATCGCCACCTGCGTGGGCGGCATGGACCCCCGCGCCGAGCGCCGGGTGCTGGACCGGGGCGCCGCCATCGTCGTCGGCACGCCCGGCCGCCTGAAGGACCACATCGAGCGCGATGCGCTGGACCTGTCCGAGCTGAAGGCCGTCGTCCTCGATGAAGCCGACGAAATGCTGGATATGGGCTTCCAGGAAGACCTGACCTTCATTCTGGATCAGGCCCCGGCCGAGCGCCGCACCCTGCTTTTCTCGGCCACCATCGCTCGCGATATCGCCGAACTGGCCAAGACCTACCAGCGCGACGCTTTCCGCATCGACACGGTCGTCAAGAACGCCTCGCACGGCGACATCGAATACAAGGCGATCCGCATCGCCCCGCACGAGATCGAGCACGGCGTCGTCAACGTCCTGCGCTATTTCGAAAGCCCCGGCGCCCTGGTGTTCGCCAACACCCGTGAGCGGGTGAAGCACCTGACCGCCAGCCTGCGCGAGCGCGGCTTCT
Coding sequences within it:
- a CDS encoding dicarboxylate/amino acid:cation symporter; this encodes MLRRLFAIPLWQRTAAGFALGILAGLLLREHAETWLGPIGDVYLNLIRMVVAPLVLFTIASSIAKLGEGVGAARLAMRTVVWFAITSLLAVLVGFAVAHIINPGLGLSDLPLGTVREREIPTPLEVLIGIVPTNPFAALSEGKVLQIIFFSALVGAALVALGDRAQGVRRLVDEGAAVVFRITRWVIQLTPIGVFGLIASVVGGYGWEALLPLGKFIIAIYVACAFHILVVYSGLLKLHGLKVRSFFRGAFAAMQTAFATSSSLGTLPVTLRQTVERLGVPQAYAAFAVPLGASVKMDGCGAIYPAIAAIFIAQYFRIDLSLTQYVLIGLTAVLGSLGTAGVPGTSIVMLTLTLATAGLPLDGIGYIVAIDRIIDMMRTMTNVTGQMLVPVLVAKEENILNEDVYDGRVAWLPGDPDAESPETVKASGI
- a CDS encoding helix-turn-helix domain-containing protein, which translates into the protein MPAQGAPAHSRPDHPPLDPRVEALVNDVIGRVADKWTMIVLEVLTEHGELRFTRIGELSGGISQKMLTQTLRQMERDGLLIRTVHPVIPPRVEYRLTDLGFTLSEAFCGVWLWAEKNLDRIESARQAFDAAKSAG
- a CDS encoding SDR family oxidoreductase, with product MDTRNDTILITGGGSGIGKALAEALHARGARVIIAGRRRDALEAVAAANPGMAVETLDVADAADVTAFAHRVIAAHPDLNVVINNAGIMQAEDLTADAIDLDVVEQTIAINLLGPIRLTAALLPHLKSKPRATVVTVSSGLAFVPLTATPTYSATKAAIHSWSQSLRTQLKGTSVEVLEWAPPAVATDLMPGHAANPNSMPLADFTAESLSLFEAGGVDEILVERVKFLRGAEARGDYARVYSILNDGTH